The genomic stretch ACATAACTGGAATTTGAATTCCCAAGTTTCGTAATCCACCTGCTATGACATCCACATCTCTGCTCGCGGACTCATTGATATCCCGCTGACAAAGTAAAAATAAACGCGATAGGTTGTTTTTCTATGCGCCTAGGTTAGCCTACATTTCCCCTTCGGGATCTACGGTGATAGGGCCTCTATTTGGATATAAAGTGACGGATATCTGCCGTAGCGTAGCGACTGCGTCTGTGCACATCCATGGGTAGGCATTTTGTCGGAGAaaaagtattcatgggtttcatcaggtccctttccacaggtgtatacaatcaagcaccttgattatcaatgcagactgcatggtgcttgattaatacacctgtgaaaagggacctgatgaaacccatgaataacaTGCAAAAGAAATTATAGGCTACTATTGTAGAAAGTATAGATAATTGTTGCAAAAAGTAACGGAGTAAAAGTCAAAAGTAACCTATTCTatgtaaagtacagatactacATGGGAAATGTGCTACAATTATCTTACAGTAACGAAATACTTTGTTACATTTGATTCCACCACTGCCAATATTCATGTAGTTTTACCAGTTAGGCTATCATGAAAAGCGCACAAAACACTTAAGAGGTTAGACTACCAAAGTGTCCTTTCAAAAGTTGGGAAACAGGCGCTAACATTTGAAATGCAAATTTCCTGGTGAGGCAAAACAAGTTTGCATGCATAACAAAGTCTTCATAGGCTTGGGTCATAAATAGAGGTAGACCGATTAGGCGATAGCCTACCCACACTGACGGCTACTTGTCTCCCTTTACAACTCTACCAGAACAAAACATTTGTGTCACCTCGCAGTTGTTAGCTCAACGTGAAATTACGTTGGTTAAAATTGTTGCATAGCCTACAGGACACATTGATAGCTATTCCCATATGATCCACCCCAATAGACTATGGCAATTAACTCAACGTTTGCGTCAGTATAACATAGGGAGTGTGGCTTGGGTCATCCCTGTTTGTAGCTTACTGACAGTAGGTCAGTATGGGAATGTTTTGGTCCCCATCCAGTTTCTTTGGGGTCGTTAGTTCACGATGGGTGAGCTGTGCGTAGGCTCATGTTACTAGTGGTAATGTATGGCGAGTTGTGAGCTGCACGAAGACAATTTGTCACTAGACGAACGGCATTGTGGAGAGTCAACATAAGATATGCAGCAACCCGTGTGTGACACAGGTATGCCTTGATAATTTGACCAGTTTTGTTCCAAAATTTTAATAGGATCACCACGCTTGCACAGCTGTTACCCGAGAGGTTGCTTTTCTCTTCCTAAGGGGCGTGTTCTGGCTATCTTGACTGAAAGCTCTCTCTATCCGTAGCcacagctagcttgctaaggCAGTAACTGTTACATTTGAGTTAGCAAGTAGCATCAATTTCACGCTCAGTAACCACGACAGTTAAACAGTTTAACAGCTGTCAAAATAAACATCTAGGGATTCATGTTTCCACAGAAAACGTTTGGTCGAATGCATAATGGAGGACTGAAGTGCAGAGGACGTTTTATCACCAAAAATTGCCGGCTTTGTGGACCGGGCGCCGCAAGGTAGCTAGCGCGAAATAGGgtttagctagttagctagctgtAGTTGTGCTTGCTAGGAGTTTACGCCCGGTTGTCGAACCGTGGTTGACACGCAAGGTAAGTTAAGATGGGTTTACTAACTAAGTTGTAGCTAACGTTAAACGTTAGTTAGCGTGCTGTGAATGAACAAACCTGGCTTGGTTTATAATATAATGTTTCACCATACGATTGTCAATGTCAGGTGCAATGCAGTCTGCTAATAAGTCAAGAGCAAACACTTGCCCGGCTAAATAATACGTTATCAAGTGGTGTGCTAGCTTTCTAGCGAGAAACTCGTGATGGTTTATGCCTGTCGTTAGCAGTAACTTCGCTACACAAGCTAGCTCCTCAGTTAACATACCACTAAAGTAGGTAGGTGTTCGTGTCATTTGTTGTTAGATCTGTCCTTGGTTTGTACGTCGTTGCAGAATTTAACGTTGGCTTTAGTGGTTGATTAGGGTGGCCTGTAATATAATTGCTTGCTCAAGAGGAACTCGTGAATGTTGTGGAAATTTCTTAAGTACATGTAAACGATAAAAAATGGCTGACACTTCGTTCTAGAATTGAGAGCGCGCAACCTAAACTGCTCCAAAGGCAACACTTGTCTTCTCTGTGATTGGTCAAAGCCTGGCTCCATGCTTGTATGCAGAATGATGATTGGTTATCCATGGAGTCAGGTTGGTAAAGTTCTGAAGAAATTGGATGTCTAAATTTCAGAGAAATGTGAGCAGTAATTATTAACAGTTATGTAACTGGAAGAGCAACTTAAGTAGCGACACCGATTTGTGGTTTAACTTCGTCCTCTATTGAAGGATTTATACTGACTAATCTTCGATTATTTTATTGAATTCAAAGTAGGTCTAGAGTTCCTACCCCCACTGATCTGGCTAACAAGCTAATGTTAGCCCCGCCTCCAAGAatagcaaaaataaaaacacactttGAGTTTCGCCTTGATCCGAAAAGTGAACTCAAATCGGAGAGTAATCGAAGTGCCACTCTTGTGGGTGATATATATCGGACACTATGTGTTAATACCTGTTTTATTACTTCGTATTTGACATTGGCTATACAGAAAAGTAGGCACCGATTGGTTGGTTTTGTGCAGATACGCCGCTGTTACTGTTAGCTAAAAGGGGAAAGCTATCCACCGTTTTGAAAATAACCAGCTAGTTTGCGATCGAGAACACAGTTGATTTACAGCCAATTTGGATGACATCGGTGAGTATGCTATATGACTATGACACTTTTGAAACGTACAGCAGAATGTTTTGCACGCAGAATAATTCTGTTTGGCTTGGTAAACGAGTGTAGGTAGCTGTGCTACTTGGCTAGCTAGCTTTTCAGCACATTCATCACATTCAACGGTTGCATTCCCAACTAACATCAGCTTCCTAGTTAAACTACGAGTTGTTGTCTATCTGATCTGATACATGCTATAATATTTGTACTTTTCTTGAAATTACACGTAATGGGACCAGAAGTTGGATATAGTTGGACGTTTGATGGCAGACAGACAAAGTTGGCATTGAAGACGCGCATCAATCAAGCGTTGGTTGAGTGTTGGCTATCTAGTTAGCTAAGAAGTTACATTTAGCAGCTGCAAGCTGTAAAATCTACTCTCCGTAGTGTGACTACTCAGATGCCATATTTGACGTTAGCGTTTTTGACGTTTGCACTTAAGAACAGGTTTAGAAGAGATGTATAGTCTTTTCGAGACTATCCCCTAAAAAGTAGAATATTTGCAGATACCCGGCTGATCCGTGACCGCTTCCGCCTCTTAAACCGAGCGCGCCATAAATTTAAAGGAACAGACTTCTTAGTTGTCCGTGATTTAGTGAACACACGTGGGACTATGAAGCCACAACATAAAACCAACTATAGATCTTAATGTCAAGTCATTTTAGCGATTTAGGCCATGTGTATTTTTCCTGAAAACTTCGCTGTAAGAAGGACCGTTTTAGACAATCATTCCTGCCCACTGCCATAACTATGTACAACAACCTTTGTGCCGAGACAATGCAGTTGACTAACACTTTCACAGAGACTTgaaattgtgtttgttttttacttgtttgcatatgtgtgatatgtttatgATTAAAGTTATCAATATATCTCTAGGAGTACAGGGTGTCTTATGTTAAGCAATTTCTTTACAAAGTGATCAAATATTGTGCCAATAAACTAATCATTATCTGACAAAGAGTAGTGTAATTTGTGTTTTTACATTATTAAGTGATAATACATTTTGCTTCTAAAAGGTAAAATAGTTTTTGACAAAATATTGTACACATTTAACACGTTCTCAGCTCATTTCCTTCTATGAAGGCATCGGAAGGCAGGAAATGTTGGATTTGGCTATGTGATAGGAAGGTTACTGTCACTTAAGGACTGATTTCTTTTTTAGCATGTAGTGAATTACATGTTGTACTTTTTATTTTGTGCAGGTGTAGGTAGAGGCACAGACAGGTGTGTGGTCAGGGGCCCATGAGAAGGCCACGCAGGAGGGGAAACCCAGCCGGGGGTTTGGGAGGCAGGCAGCGGGCAGATGCAGCTGTCCGAGGGGCGGGACCGGGGGGGCGAGGGGCCAGTCAGCAGCGTCCCTCATCCCCCCACGGCAACCTTAAGGTGTCTCCGGCTCGGGAGACGCTGACCTACGCCCAGTCGCAGAAGATGGTGGAGGTGGACCTGGATGGACGGCTTCACCGCATCAACATCTTCGACCCGCTCCCGGTCATCACCGAGGACGAGATGACCGCCCAGGACATCGCTGAGTGCAACAGCAACAAGGAGAACAGCGAGCAGCCTGCCCCGGTCGCCGTGGCGACTCCCGGACGCAAACCGACGGGGAACAGAGGCCGCAGGAAAGACAGCAAGCACTCGCTCTCGTCCTCCGCTACGTCCCAGAACAACAGCGCTCACGCTCAGTCCCACGCGCAGCCCCACGGCCCCAGCCAGCTCCCCGAGCCCACGTTCCGCGAAGTGGACACCTTCTCCCCCGTCGAGGCCACCCCACTGCCCACCGCCTACTACCGCTACATCGAGAAATCGGTCGAGGAGCAGGAGGCCGACGCCGAGTACGACATGGACGACGAGGACACGGCGTGGCTGGAGATGGTGAACGACAAGCGCTCCTCGGACCACCAGACGGCGGTGTCGCCGGACGTCTTCGAGCTGCTGATGGACCGGCTGGAGAACGAGTCGTTCCTGGAGTCGCGGAGCCAGGCGTCGGCGCAGAGCGCCATCGACGAGGACGCCTTCTGCTGCGTGTGCCTGGACGACGAGTGCCTCAACAGCAACGTGATCCTCTTCTGCGACATCTGCAACCTGGCCGTGCACCAGGAGTGCTACGGCGTGCCGTACATCCCCGAGGGCCAGTGGCTGTGCCGCTGCTGCCTGCAGTCGCCCGCGCGGCCCGTCGACTGCGTGCTCTGCCCCAACCGCGGCGGCGCCTTCAAGCAGACCAGCGACGGGCGCTGGGCGCACGTGGTCTGCGCCATCTGGATCCCCGAGGTGTGCTTCGCCAACACGGTCTTCCTGGAGCCCGTGGAGGGCGTGGACAACATCCCGCCGGCACGCTGGAAGCTCACCTGCTACCTGTGCAAGCAGAAGGGGCGCGGCGCCTCCATCCAGTGCCACAAGGCCAACTGCTACACGGCGTTCCACGTGACGTGCGCGCAGCGCGCCGGCCTCTTCATGAAGATCGACCCGGTGCGCGAGACCACCGTCAACGGCACCACCTTCTCCGTCAAGAAGACGGCGTTCTGCGAGGCGCACTCGCCGCCGGCGCACGACCGGCAGGCGTCGGACGACGAGGAGTCCGGCCGGGTGCTGGGGAGCCGGGCCCAGCGCGGGTGCAGCGCCTACACGCAGGCCCCGCACctgaagaagcagaagaagggCGGCAAGAAGGAGtccaaacagcagcagcaggacaaGAAGAAAGGGAAGAAGAACCAGGAGGTGGCGGCCAAGAAAGTGGCCTCGCCGCTGGTCACCGTGTCCCAGATTCCCAGCCACAGGTCAGCTGCCGTAATGTGCCTCGTTATCTTAatgtatccaccttattccttaacccggaaagaTGTATCGttccgatactgttttcaacttccgttcattctgtttacatgtgcgttctcggtagctaactagaatatgcttcaacttagatttctttcgaaatgttgacaattctgccctcagcatggatatactacatcatatataaccaaTATAAAATAGAAACGTTTACTTTTACATgcattatgatatgttaagcactatcaaccgtcacgttaaaatagatacaacgcagcttcgccggaaatagataacggttttcggtgtcatggtgacccccattgttggctgcggaatatcgtggatagtaAAGTATAAACCACAATAATGCATCATATTCATTTTCTAGACACTTGTTATCACATGATTATTGTGCAGTTTAGACTTCACTGAGTGACTGACATAAAGCCTGGCAAGAAAAAAAGTACGCAGGTGATAAATGTGAGGCACCATTGGTTGTCAAAAGAAAATAGAGCACACACGTATGCTTTTATTGGGCTTGCACTCTTAAGTCCAATTACTGTGCACTGTGGTGCATGAGAATGTGTTCCCTTCCCTCTAGCATGATGAATGTTTGGTATTTGGTTTGTCTGTTAGCCTAAGTGTTAAATGCCTTCCTGCATTTGATTAGGCATAATTAGCCATTTTTTTCCCATTGTTTTTTAATTGACGTCACTGAAATTTGTCACAGGTTGAACAAAGTATGTAAAGGAATCATCATCCAGAGAAAGAACCAGTTCCTACAGAGACTTCACAACTATTGGTTACTGAAGCGTCAGTCACGAAATGGGGTGCCTTTGATTCGTCGGCTGCACTCTAATCTTCAGTCTCAGAGAAATGCAGAACAGGTAAGTTGGTTGTTGGTAGTGTGTAGTGAAATATTCTGTTTGTGATGGACCATACAATCTAGGTCAAGGATATATTCAGGTATCTGAAATGTAGCTGTTTTATCAACTCATTGGATACTCGGTTACTCGATAGTAACTTCGATTACAAAAAATATCAAGGCAAATTCTCTTCACAACAGCACGTCAACAATGATTCAACATCTGAATCGAAAGCATCCAGTTGTTCGCACCAGCTCACCAAGCGTAGCTGACACGAGGCAGCATAAACATAGATGTTAGCTAATTTAATGTATTCGCTAGTTAGAACTTGCAGTATTTGTAGAGGCTGTAGCTAAATGTTGTGAGTCTATTCAATTACTTTGAAGTGACTTAAGTGCATGTTAATAAATTGCACTCAATAATGCGAAATCATTTTTTTATCCGATTTTTTATCTCGATTAATTGACGAGATAATCGCTAGAATTCTCGATTGCAAAAAGAATCGATAGCTGCAGCCCTAACATTGTCTCTGAGTATGAGCAGTACCCTAAAGGTGtttattaatgtttaatttaatggTTAAAGACTATGAAGACGCAGTACGTGTATGATATCTGTATGAATGAGTGTGCTTCATTTGTATTCCAGAAGGAGCCGGATGAGAAGGTGAGCGCTGTGCGGGAGGAGAGGAAATACTGGCAGAAACTGAGGCACGACCTGGAGAGAGCCAGACTGTTGGTGGAGCTCATCCGCAAGAGGGAGAAGCTCAAGAGAGAACAGGTATCACAcaaaagcgtgcacacacacacacacacacacacatacatacacattgaAGAGAGCTGGGGAAAATAACTGTACCACCAGCATTATTGGATGCGAAAGCCTAAAAAGTGTGGCAGCGGAAATCTCTGGAAGGTTGAGTTGCCAAAATGCGGTGATGATAATGATCATGGAAAATACTGGAAATTAGaatatctgtctgtttttgttttttttttgtgctgaagGTAATGTCCCACTCACACCCTCCCACAGGACTAGTCAAGAACACTCATACCCTCAAGTTTGTTGGTTTGACCTTTCCGTGACCTCTCTGCCCTCAGGTGAAGGTGCACCAGGCTGCCCTGGAGATGCAGCTGACCCCGTCCCTGGTGCTGCTGCGCTCCGCACTGGAGCAGCTGCAGGAGAAGGACACGGCGCAGATCTTCACCGAGCCCGTCAGCCTCAAGGAGGTCAGTGGGGACACAGGCCCGCCactactgtttgtttgtttgtgtgcccgCCCTGTCTGTCCGTCCCAGTCCTTCTGTCcatctgcatgtttgttgctgttttgtgtatttgcatattgtctttttattttattattattttttttttcattatttagtATTTATCCTTTGTTTAACCAGGGTAGTCACATTGAGACAGAGGTCTCTTTTCCAAGTGAACTCTGGCCAAGAATGGCAGCACCTAGTTAGAGGGGATAAACATGCAAcattaaacacaacacaaacatacagcacaAATAGGATGTAAACTGAATTACGAAAATGTAATGCATTAGTGCAGTTTGGTGAAGATCCTACTGGATCGCTACTGGGATGTTTGTCTGAACAGCTCATTTGCTCATTCGTCTGAGGGCTATACTACGAAGCAAGATCACTGGCTTATCCTGTTAACTTCAGGAGTAACCGCGGATCTCAAAAGAACACGGCACGTTCGAAACAATAGATGCTTTTGTTGCATTGTTCTTTTAGAGGCCAGCCGCTTCTCTCAAGGTCATCAGGGTAAGCCAGTGGCCTCGCTTCATAGAACACCCCTCGGCTCCGTCTGAAGGGTGTTGAAATGTTGTCATTAAACACGAGCATGCTGTAATCAATGTTTATTAGTCTGATGGAGTTGCTGCCACACTGATATTGGCAGTGCGTTATTGGTTTTGCTATTACGGTAAATAATGTATTGCTGGTTATAATTCCTTATCAAGACTGACTGTAGTCAGCGTTTGTattagtttttcaaaaatggcCCCTGTTTTTGAGAAATGTTACTTAATTATCATTTTGTCTCAGGTCCCTGACTACTTGGAGTTTATCGCTCATCCAATGGACTTTTCCACCATGCGCTCGAAGTTGGAAGCCCACAAGTACCACACCATCGCTGACATGGAGGTGGACTTCAACCTGATGATCTCCAACTGCCTCACGTACAACAACAAGGACACCGTCTTCCACCGGGCTGCAGTGCGCCTGCGAGACCTAGGGGGCGCCATCCTGCGGCAGGCTCAGAGGCAGGCCCAGAACGCGGGCCTGGACCCCAGCACGGGCATGCACCTGCAGGAGTCTCCGCAGAAGACGGACTACTACCGCTGCACCTGGGAGGACGGTGAGtgacccactcacacactctctctcacacacacacacacatgcagaccccGCAGAGGTGGAGCAGTTCTCAGTGAAGCGAGCCGTTTCAGCAGCAAAATGTGCCGTTTCGGTGGAAAGGTGTGAAATTTCTGTGAGAAAATGCAGACATTGGGGGAGTACTGCGAAAGCCAAATGCCAGAGCTGCTAAATTCTCTGCTAGTGTGAATGGGGTGTAGAGTTACCTTACAGTCCATTCCATGGGAGCATGAAGTCAAATCAAATTGTATTTAAAATTCAGTTTaattcactgtttttttttgttttttttttaaaggttaagAAATTGATTGTGTTTTCAAAATCACTGACTAATCGTGTTGAAAAATCATGCTCCACTCATGTTTGAGTGTCAGTGGTCTCCTGTTTGGTTCAGTAGTCTTTGTGCTGTGTCCAGTCCCATATATGGACATTTGCACTCCGACTGTAACACAGGTTTGATTGAAAGAGATGGATACATTGATAAGACAGATTTTTCTACTCTGATAGTCCAAGGGGTATGATCTTGCATAACCTACCATTTTAATCCCCAGACAGCACTGATTAGAAAGTCGGGGTCTGGCTAAAACCCTTTGCAAAGCCAGTGGACTGTTGTTGAATGCGAAATagcttgttattttttcttcttaTTTGGTTGCTTTTGGTGTGCACAGCAGCAAAGTTGTATGCCGTGGAGTTCTCTgcagtacggtgtacattttaggacatcctcagaaaacaaccgtcatcttcagacaaaactgcctcagcgtcagaaaaaccttgtcatcctcagacaaaactgtgtcagcgTCAGGAAAACCTCTGCCATCCTCAGACAACGCTGCGTCagagttttgtctgaggatgacaggtTTTCCTGATGCTGACACAGCGTTGTCTGAGGATGACTGATGTTttcctgagtctgacacctgtctgaggatgtcctaaaatgtacaccgtactgcAGGGTTTGTGCCAGTTCTGTGTGGTCACTGCCGTGTTCTGCTGTAGGGcttgtgtctgttctgtgtggTCATTGCTGTGTTCTGCTGTAGGGcttgtgtctgttctgtgtggTCATTGCTGTGTTCTGCTGTAGGGCTTGTGTCAGTTCTGTGTGGTCATTGTTGTGTTCTGCTGCAGGGTTTGTGTCTGTTCTGCGTGGTCATTGCTGTGTTCTGCTGTAGGGCTTGTGTCTGTTCTGCGTGGTCATTGCTGTGTTCTGCTGTCTTGCCCTCTGCAGTGGACTCTCTGCTGGAGCCGGAGAACCGCGTGCACATGTCGGCCGAGGAGCAGCTGCGCGAGCTGCTGGACAAGCTGGACATGGTGACGTCCATGCGCTCGAGCGGAGCGCGCGCACGCCGCGTCCGCCTGCTGCGCCGCGAGATCCACAACGTGCGCTTCCGCCAGGGCCAGTCGTCCGCACGCCACACGCTCAACGGGGACAtcaaggaggaggacgaggacgacgatgacgacgaggaggagagggagaaagagggagaccacACGCTGTCTGGATCTGATAAAGGTGAGAGCTTTgatgtccccccctccccaccccaccccattttGATTAAACAACAAGCTTCTCTAAGGAACTATCTATGACTGAAAACACATATTTCATGTCATTTAGTCATTGGAAGACTTACCGTAATGTGGTTTGGATGTACAGGATACTGTAACCTTACAGTGAAGGGTTCTATTTAATTTGCTGCATGATAAAATAGTTGTGTtcaaatatctaaaaaaaaaaattgagatgaaAGAGGAAACATTTTTGACATCTTGCTATGGTTGAGACATTGCAGTATAATATTATGCAGTGTAGTATATGAGTATAGAAAAATATAATTTGATTTCAAGCTTCTTCCATTTTTTCCTTATCAGAGGATTCCAAGTGCACTCCCCCACCAACCCTGGAGCCCTCAGGATTGGCCCATCCCCCTCCACGGGATGACGCCCCCCAGGACCCGCCCACCCTGCGGCCGATGACGACGGAGCCCAGGACCCCAAGCCGTCCGAACAAACGCCTGAAACTGAACAGCGAGAGCTCAGAAACGCCAGTGACGCCCCCGGCAATCACTAAGAACTGCACCAAAGAGGAGGAGACTCTAAAGACGCCACCCCAGACACCGGACAAAGGTCCTGGGCTGGTCAACGGGCTCTCTTCCCCCGAGACGCCCACACCCCCCCGGGTCACAGGTGGGGTGGGCCGCCGGACTTCTGTCCTTttcaaaaaggccaaaaacGGAGCCAAGTtgcagaaggagaaagagaaagacaatcAGCTGCAAAACGGAGGTACAGACTCAATCAGCCCCTCGAACTGCCTTCAGACCCCCCCACCTCTGACTTCCGTGCCCACGACCCCAAccaaacccccaacccccacccctccctcccctccgcctCCCAAGCGGAGGCCTCGGAGTCGAGGCAGCAGCCCAGAACGCCACCGAGACACATCACCTCAACGCACGCCAGAGGCAGGTCAGTGGTTCTGACTgacggacacacgcacgcacacacacacactcttccttccTTCATTGTGTCTCTCACTTTCCCTGTCCCATGTTTTCCTTTGCTCTCATTTGTGGAGAGCATATAAACATCCTCTGATGTGTCACCCACTTGCTGTAATGCCTGTGAACCCTAGTGGTGGACTACTAGTTGaattttcttgaatttccccttgggggtcaataaagtatcttatctatctagttttgcatttttatgTCTTGCTGAAAGTATAGATGTGAACATTAACCTCAGCAAGTTCCTCCTCAGGTCTCACAAATGgtttcaaaaagcacaaagatGGCGGCTCCGATTCTGAATCCAGCTCGCCTCCAACGATACCCAGGGAAATGTAAGCACCTTCCATTCTACACGGACAAAGACAGTTAGGATCAGCGATGTTGCTTTTGTATTTCTCTGTTCGTGCTATGTTTCTGCGTTAGAGAGCATCACAT from Sardina pilchardus chromosome 7, fSarPil1.1, whole genome shotgun sequence encodes the following:
- the brpf3b gene encoding bromodomain and PHD finger-containing protein 3; translated protein: MRRPRRRGNPAGGLGGRQRADAAVRGAGPGGRGASQQRPSSPHGNLKVSPARETLTYAQSQKMVEVDLDGRLHRINIFDPLPVITEDEMTAQDIAECNSNKENSEQPAPVAVATPGRKPTGNRGRRKDSKHSLSSSATSQNNSAHAQSHAQPHGPSQLPEPTFREVDTFSPVEATPLPTAYYRYIEKSVEEQEADAEYDMDDEDTAWLEMVNDKRSSDHQTAVSPDVFELLMDRLENESFLESRSQASAQSAIDEDAFCCVCLDDECLNSNVILFCDICNLAVHQECYGVPYIPEGQWLCRCCLQSPARPVDCVLCPNRGGAFKQTSDGRWAHVVCAIWIPEVCFANTVFLEPVEGVDNIPPARWKLTCYLCKQKGRGASIQCHKANCYTAFHVTCAQRAGLFMKIDPVRETTVNGTTFSVKKTAFCEAHSPPAHDRQASDDEESGRVLGSRAQRGCSAYTQAPHLKKQKKGGKKESKQQQQDKKKGKKNQEVAAKKVASPLVTVSQIPSHRLNKVCKGIIIQRKNQFLQRLHNYWLLKRQSRNGVPLIRRLHSNLQSQRNAEQKEPDEKVSAVREERKYWQKLRHDLERARLLVELIRKREKLKREQVKVHQAALEMQLTPSLVLLRSALEQLQEKDTAQIFTEPVSLKEVPDYLEFIAHPMDFSTMRSKLEAHKYHTIADMEVDFNLMISNCLTYNNKDTVFHRAAVRLRDLGGAILRQAQRQAQNAGLDPSTGMHLQESPQKTDYYRCTWEDVDSLLEPENRVHMSAEEQLRELLDKLDMVTSMRSSGARARRVRLLRREIHNVRFRQGQSSARHTLNGDIKEEDEDDDDDEEEREKEGDHTLSGSDKEDSKCTPPPTLEPSGLAHPPPRDDAPQDPPTLRPMTTEPRTPSRPNKRLKLNSESSETPVTPPAITKNCTKEEETLKTPPQTPDKGPGLVNGLSSPETPTPPRVTGGVGRRTSVLFKKAKNGAKLQKEKEKDNQLQNGGTDSISPSNCLQTPPPLTSVPTTPTKPPTPTPPSPPPPKRRPRSRGSSPERHRDTSPQRTPEAGLTNGFKKHKDGGSDSESSSPPTIPREIASPPKKSRGKPALSKVPFLDTVNGDSDYTGSGGDVLSCENSGELEPLDLVWAKCRGYPSYPALIIDPEMPQEGLLHNGVPIPVPPLDVLRLGEARQEEAGERLYLVLFFDNKRTWQWLPRDKLIPLGMDDTGDKLRMMEGRKTSIRKSVQLAYNRAMMHQSRVRGDHGFVASNYL